The following proteins are encoded in a genomic region of Gimesia algae:
- a CDS encoding prenyltransferase/squalene oxidase repeat-containing protein, translating into MIRWLPTSLLLISLLLPANISRAQELDAQKKQLDASIQRAVQFLANSQQPSGAWSFNSYGESTAATSLAIMAFMAAGYVPEEGPYGDQINKGIDWVLAHQADNGLVVHHKSHGPMYSHGISTLMLAEVAGMLKGEREKKCREVLERAVKLIVSAQNVNKDKRNAGGWRYTQTSTDSDLSVTGWQLLALRAAKNIGCDISKDHIDKAVAYVRNCRGRNNVGFAYQPGGAPSATRTGTGILALEICGQHHTRDALEASDYLIQKPLHPDEFYYFYGAYYCSVGMFQMGGEYWQKTRDAIVPQLLETQKHDGSWLATKGSEKQAGKVYATSLAVLALAVEYQYLPIYQR; encoded by the coding sequence ATGATTCGCTGGCTCCCGACTTCGTTACTTCTGATTTCCCTGTTGCTGCCTGCCAACATCAGCCGGGCTCAGGAACTGGATGCACAGAAGAAACAGCTGGATGCCAGTATTCAGCGGGCGGTGCAGTTTCTGGCAAACTCACAACAGCCTTCCGGTGCGTGGTCTTTCAATTCTTACGGCGAATCGACGGCGGCCACTTCCCTGGCGATTATGGCGTTCATGGCTGCCGGCTATGTTCCCGAAGAAGGACCCTACGGTGATCAGATCAACAAAGGGATCGACTGGGTCCTCGCACACCAGGCTGACAATGGGCTGGTGGTACATCATAAGAGCCACGGGCCGATGTACAGTCACGGAATCAGCACGCTGATGCTGGCAGAAGTCGCCGGGATGCTCAAAGGGGAGCGTGAGAAAAAATGCAGAGAGGTACTGGAACGCGCGGTCAAACTGATCGTCTCTGCCCAGAATGTCAACAAAGACAAACGGAACGCAGGAGGCTGGCGTTATACGCAGACCAGTACCGACAGTGATCTGAGCGTAACCGGCTGGCAGTTACTGGCGTTACGGGCCGCCAAGAATATTGGCTGTGATATTTCCAAAGATCACATCGATAAAGCCGTCGCTTATGTACGCAACTGTCGCGGAAGAAATAACGTGGGTTTTGCCTATCAACCAGGTGGTGCTCCCAGTGCCACACGCACAGGAACCGGAATTTTAGCGCTGGAAATCTGTGGCCAGCATCATACCCGCGATGCGCTGGAAGCCAGTGATTACCTGATCCAGAAACCATTGCATCCTGATGAATTCTATTACTTTTACGGTGCCTACTATTGCAGTGTCGGCATGTTTCAAATGGGGGGCGAGTACTGGCAAAAAACACGGGACGCGATTGTCCCCCAACTGCTGGAAACCCAGAAACACGATGGCAGCTGGCTCGCCACGAAAGGGAGCGAAAAACAGGCAGGGAAAGTTTACGCGACTTCCCTGGCAGTGCTCGCGTTGGCGGTGGAATATCAGTACCTGCCTATCTACCAGCGATAA